One genomic region from Arthrobacter pigmenti encodes:
- a CDS encoding SRPBCC domain-containing protein, with product MSDLFSHADPLPPADDSAPAARTVAVHVPAEIERAWAGFTEYIHLWWPAAYSGYGEGTHVAFEDGLLLEENEEGTQQVWARIRETDPPRMLELSWVLAGDPTQPTRVSVQLESIDEGTTVTLVHDGWASGSGGSLQYEKYSDWQAILAQYRRFMGGAV from the coding sequence ATGAGCGACTTGTTCTCCCATGCGGATCCACTGCCTCCCGCGGACGACTCGGCTCCGGCAGCGAGGACCGTTGCGGTTCATGTTCCTGCAGAGATCGAAAGAGCCTGGGCTGGCTTCACCGAATACATCCATCTGTGGTGGCCGGCAGCTTACTCAGGGTACGGCGAGGGCACCCATGTTGCCTTTGAGGATGGTTTGCTCCTCGAAGAGAACGAGGAAGGCACGCAACAGGTATGGGCTCGAATACGCGAGACAGATCCACCCCGGATGCTCGAGCTTAGTTGGGTTCTTGCCGGAGATCCCACCCAGCCCACAAGAGTAAGTGTTCAGCTCGAATCGATTGACGAAGGCACCACGGTGACGTTGGTGCATGACGGTTGGGCTTCCGGAAGCGGCGGCAGCCTGCAGTACGAAAAGTACAGCGATTGGCAAGCCATCCTCGCACAGTATCGGCGGTTCATGGGCGGAGCCGTGTGA
- a CDS encoding FAD-binding oxidoreductase, with the protein MVHPSRVLSDAASLVHYSRDLGPFESAPMPAIVVLAESVEEVQHSVRVAGLRRVAVVPRGAGTGLSGGAMALQGCIILSLERMNRILEIRPMDEMAVVEPGVINADLNTAVEPHGLMYAPDPASHRISTIGGNVATNAGGLRCAKYGVTRDSVLALDVVLADGTLIHTGHDTFKGVAGYDLTALFVGSEGTLGIIVGITVRLKYLPVRSRTLAAFFDDVPAAAAGVLAIGTARVQPAVLELLDGNTLQVLDSAYGSNLRRRGGSLLLIQTDGFGAEAEAEVVREALVNLGASVSAESGGEAERLLDLRRNARGDDVEDEFRVGEDVAVPRSKLVHYVAELERMARDHNVLLKVVAHAGDGNLHPTFWIRTSEGDAGLARLDSALDESIGAALALGGTITGEHGVGEYKLRWLSWEQGADLQRIQRGIKQLFDPHGILNPGRAIA; encoded by the coding sequence ATGGTCCATCCGTCACGAGTCCTCTCGGACGCGGCTTCGCTTGTGCACTACTCCCGCGACTTGGGGCCGTTTGAATCGGCGCCTATGCCAGCCATCGTCGTGCTCGCTGAAAGCGTGGAGGAGGTGCAGCACTCGGTGCGAGTGGCCGGGTTACGGAGAGTGGCAGTTGTTCCGCGCGGGGCTGGAACGGGTTTGTCCGGGGGCGCTATGGCGCTTCAAGGATGCATCATCCTCAGCCTCGAACGAATGAACCGCATCCTTGAGATCAGGCCAATGGACGAAATGGCCGTTGTCGAGCCTGGAGTGATCAACGCAGATCTGAACACAGCAGTCGAGCCGCATGGGTTGATGTACGCCCCTGATCCGGCAAGCCACCGTATTTCGACCATCGGCGGCAACGTTGCCACGAATGCGGGCGGACTTCGCTGCGCCAAGTACGGGGTCACCAGGGATTCGGTCCTCGCCCTCGACGTGGTGCTCGCCGATGGAACCCTCATTCACACGGGTCATGACACCTTCAAGGGAGTAGCTGGCTATGACCTGACTGCCCTGTTTGTCGGTTCGGAAGGCACACTTGGCATCATCGTCGGGATAACGGTCCGATTGAAGTATCTCCCCGTGCGGTCACGTACACTTGCCGCGTTCTTCGACGACGTTCCCGCTGCGGCGGCAGGGGTCCTGGCAATCGGCACGGCGCGAGTACAGCCAGCCGTCCTGGAGCTCCTTGACGGGAACACCTTGCAGGTCCTGGATAGCGCTTACGGTTCAAATCTTCGGCGCCGCGGCGGATCCCTACTGCTGATTCAAACCGACGGGTTCGGCGCAGAAGCGGAAGCTGAGGTCGTACGGGAGGCGCTGGTAAACCTCGGTGCGAGTGTAAGTGCCGAGAGTGGCGGCGAGGCTGAGAGATTGCTTGACCTACGACGGAACGCGCGAGGCGACGACGTGGAGGACGAGTTCCGGGTTGGCGAAGACGTCGCAGTCCCGCGATCCAAGCTTGTGCATTACGTCGCGGAGCTAGAACGTATGGCGCGGGACCACAACGTGCTGCTGAAAGTGGTTGCGCACGCCGGCGACGGCAACCTGCATCCGACGTTCTGGATCCGGACGAGTGAAGGCGACGCCGGCCTTGCCCGGCTGGATTCTGCACTGGACGAATCTATAGGCGCGGCGCTTGCGTTGGGCGGCACGATTACAGGTGAGCACGGTGTAGGGGAATACAAACTGCGCTGGCTGTCCTGGGAACAAGGTGCTGATCTGCAGCGTATCCAACGCGGGATCAAGCAGTTGTTCGACCCTCACGGCATACTCAATCCTGGTAGGGCAATAGCGTAG
- a CDS encoding DUF4190 domain-containing protein yields MSDNTTGRPGDHNDQDDTSRYPAGQQWQQPSSNEPAPANQSYGQPSGYGQPQGASPYGGQGGYGGGYGQPAENPGKTLGIVGMICSIIWPISIVGLIVSIIAMVKSKKAGMGNGFALAGIIIGAIGVVTGILTIILIIVGISAAAEICNELGSGTHIYQGTEITCP; encoded by the coding sequence ATGTCAGACAACACAACCGGCCGGCCCGGAGACCACAACGACCAGGACGACACCTCACGGTACCCCGCAGGGCAGCAGTGGCAGCAGCCGTCATCGAACGAGCCGGCGCCGGCTAACCAGTCCTACGGGCAGCCCTCCGGTTATGGCCAGCCGCAGGGAGCATCGCCTTACGGCGGACAGGGCGGCTACGGTGGCGGTTACGGACAGCCGGCGGAGAACCCCGGCAAGACGCTAGGCATCGTCGGTATGATCTGCTCGATCATCTGGCCGATCTCGATCGTAGGTTTGATCGTCTCGATCATTGCGATGGTCAAGTCGAAGAAGGCTGGCATGGGTAACGGCTTCGCGCTTGCCGGGATCATCATCGGCGCGATTGGCGTGGTCACCGGCATCCTTACAATCATTCTCATTATCGTCGGCATTAGCGCAGCGGCGGAAATCTGTAACGAGCTTGGTTCCGGCACTCACATCTACCAGGGCACCGAGATCACCTGCCCGTAG
- a CDS encoding DUF4032 domain-containing protein: MTDSTQANWHNEPTDYEQPGKLPRSRSALNEGSLGSLNILAAATDPELLDLPWHLALEEWPAENLAALPRGISRHIVRFAHLGGSVIAVKETSEHIARHEYHMLRKLQRLDVPCVEPVAVISGRKSLDGADLNPVLVTRHLKFSMPYRALFSQMLRKDTLTRLIDAQALLLVRLHLIGFYWGDVSLSNTLFRRDAGAFAAYLVDAETGELYPELSNGQREYDLEIARVNIAGELMDLAEGGLIEEKVDPLATSELIMDSYRRLWAELTEQESFELGERWRVNARIRRLNELGFDVEEYAIKTVSETSQIQLQPKVVDAGHHSRRLIRLTGIDAQENQARRLLNDMDAYRADNNPGVDEEISAHQWVAHVFEPIVRAVPRELGGKLEPAEVVHEVLEHRWYMSEKQDRNVPLAEAVQSYLDSVLRHRRDEAAIMLTADTKTMDIITGSNDS, translated from the coding sequence ATGACTGACTCGACACAAGCCAACTGGCACAACGAGCCCACAGACTACGAGCAGCCCGGAAAGCTACCGCGGTCCAGGAGCGCACTCAACGAAGGTTCACTCGGATCCCTCAATATCCTCGCCGCGGCCACCGACCCGGAGTTGCTGGATCTGCCGTGGCATCTCGCGCTGGAAGAATGGCCGGCCGAGAACCTGGCGGCGCTGCCGCGAGGCATCTCCCGCCACATCGTCCGGTTCGCGCACCTGGGCGGGTCCGTGATCGCCGTCAAGGAAACCAGCGAACACATTGCCCGTCATGAGTATCACATGCTGCGGAAACTGCAGCGTCTCGACGTTCCATGCGTGGAGCCCGTCGCAGTCATTTCGGGCCGCAAGAGCCTCGACGGCGCAGACCTCAATCCTGTGCTGGTCACCCGGCACCTGAAGTTCTCCATGCCCTACCGCGCGCTCTTTTCCCAGATGCTGCGGAAGGACACGCTCACCCGCCTCATCGATGCACAAGCACTCCTGCTGGTCCGTCTGCACCTGATCGGCTTCTACTGGGGCGATGTGTCGCTGTCCAACACGCTTTTCCGTCGCGACGCCGGAGCGTTCGCTGCGTACCTCGTCGATGCGGAAACCGGTGAGCTCTACCCGGAACTGTCCAACGGGCAGCGCGAATACGACCTCGAGATCGCACGGGTGAACATCGCCGGTGAACTCATGGATCTGGCCGAGGGAGGCCTCATCGAGGAGAAGGTTGATCCCCTTGCCACCAGCGAGCTCATCATGGACAGTTACCGCCGGTTGTGGGCGGAACTCACTGAGCAGGAGTCCTTTGAACTCGGTGAGCGATGGAGAGTCAACGCCCGCATACGGCGGCTCAACGAGCTCGGCTTCGACGTTGAAGAGTATGCGATCAAGACAGTTTCCGAGACGTCCCAGATTCAGTTGCAGCCCAAAGTGGTCGACGCCGGACATCACAGCCGCCGCTTGATCCGCCTCACGGGCATTGACGCCCAGGAGAACCAGGCCCGCCGACTCCTCAATGACATGGACGCGTACCGTGCGGATAACAACCCGGGTGTGGATGAGGAAATCAGTGCACACCAATGGGTTGCGCATGTGTTCGAGCCGATTGTGCGGGCAGTCCCCCGCGAGCTGGGCGGCAAGCTCGAGCCCGCGGAGGTTGTTCACGAGGTTCTGGAGCACCGCTGGTACATGTCCGAGAAGCAGGACCGGAACGTGCCGCTTGCGGAAGCCGTGCAGTCCTATCTCGACTCGGTGCTGCGGCACCGTCGCGACGAGGCCGCGATCATGCTCACTGCTGACACCAAGACTATGGACATCATCACCGGAAGCAATGACTCCTGA
- a CDS encoding ABC transporter ATP-binding protein, whose product MATVTFDQATRLYPGTEKPAVDKLDIEIADGEFLVLVGPSGCGKSTSLRMLAGLEDVNSGRILIGDRDVTDVPPKDRDIAMVFQNYALYPHMSVADNMGFALKIAGISKEERAQRVREAAKLLDLEPYLDRKPKALSGGQRQRVAMGRAIVRNPQVFLMDEPLSNLDAKLRVQTRTQIASLTRRLGVTTVYVTHDQVEAMTMGDRVAVLKDGILQQVDTPRNLYERPQNVFVAGFIGSPAMNILELPTADGGVKFGDITYPVPGEVLSAAHGGTVSLGVRPEDLEIAPTGEGLRVEVDVVEELGADAYLYGHTEINGETHDMVARVDGRRPPMKGDTVFVRPSQGHVHLFDTKDGLRLADHV is encoded by the coding sequence ATGGCAACGGTAACGTTTGACCAGGCTACGCGCCTGTACCCGGGCACCGAGAAGCCCGCCGTAGACAAGCTCGACATCGAGATCGCAGACGGCGAATTCCTCGTTCTCGTTGGACCCTCCGGTTGCGGAAAGTCCACCTCCCTGCGAATGCTTGCAGGCCTCGAAGACGTCAACTCGGGCCGTATCCTCATTGGCGACCGCGACGTCACCGATGTTCCGCCGAAGGACCGCGACATCGCGATGGTTTTCCAGAACTACGCGCTGTACCCGCACATGTCCGTTGCCGACAACATGGGCTTCGCCCTGAAGATCGCAGGCATATCCAAGGAAGAGCGTGCGCAGCGCGTCCGCGAAGCTGCAAAGCTTCTCGACCTCGAGCCGTACCTTGACCGCAAGCCCAAGGCTCTCTCCGGTGGCCAGCGTCAGCGTGTTGCCATGGGACGCGCGATTGTGCGTAACCCGCAGGTATTCCTCATGGATGAGCCGCTGTCCAACCTCGACGCCAAGCTTCGTGTCCAGACCCGCACGCAGATCGCATCGCTAACCCGCCGCCTCGGAGTCACCACCGTGTATGTGACCCACGACCAGGTCGAAGCCATGACCATGGGCGATCGCGTTGCAGTCCTCAAGGACGGGATCCTGCAGCAGGTCGACACTCCCCGCAACCTCTACGAACGCCCCCAGAACGTGTTTGTGGCCGGCTTCATCGGCTCCCCCGCGATGAATATTCTGGAGCTGCCCACTGCGGACGGCGGCGTGAAGTTCGGCGACATCACTTATCCCGTTCCCGGCGAGGTTTTGAGCGCAGCGCACGGCGGTACCGTCTCACTGGGTGTCCGTCCCGAGGACCTGGAGATTGCTCCCACCGGAGAGGGTCTCCGCGTTGAGGTTGACGTGGTGGAAGAGCTCGGTGCGGACGCCTACCTCTACGGCCACACGGAGATCAACGGCGAGACCCATGACATGGTGGCACGCGTTGATGGGCGCCGCCCACCAATGAAGGGGGACACAGTCTTCGTTCGGCCTTCGCAGGGCCACGTTCACCTATTCGACACCAAGGACGGGCTCCGCCTGGCGGACCACGTGTAA
- the otsB gene encoding trehalose-phosphatase, with the protein MSETLSPELLSALATAAATDHLLVALDFDGTMSPLVDRAEDARALPGSTAALRELAQIPRTTTALISGRALDSLRLVASPEPETLLIGSHGAETWTGPDGAPLELTESQASILRRATAAVQDVVDAHPGTVLELKPAGVVLHTRTADQGTGKAATAAARDALASLEDLHLSDGKNVLELSVVQADKGRGLQSLRELTNATAVIFAGDDVTDEHAFKTLKAPDVGIKVGEGETAALYRITSPEQLVHVLQELVTFRRAGASA; encoded by the coding sequence TTGTCTGAGACACTGAGCCCCGAACTGCTCTCGGCGCTCGCCACCGCCGCGGCAACCGACCACCTCCTGGTTGCCCTCGACTTCGACGGCACCATGTCGCCGCTTGTCGATCGCGCCGAAGACGCACGAGCACTCCCCGGTTCTACGGCGGCACTGCGGGAGCTGGCGCAAATACCACGTACGACGACGGCGCTCATCTCCGGGCGCGCGTTGGACAGCCTGCGGCTGGTTGCCTCTCCCGAACCGGAAACCCTGCTTATCGGCAGCCACGGCGCCGAAACCTGGACGGGGCCGGACGGCGCGCCGCTTGAGCTTACCGAATCGCAGGCGTCGATCCTCCGCCGGGCAACCGCCGCGGTGCAGGACGTAGTGGACGCACATCCCGGGACCGTGCTGGAACTCAAGCCGGCCGGCGTCGTACTCCACACCCGGACGGCCGACCAAGGGACAGGCAAAGCGGCAACCGCCGCGGCCCGGGACGCGCTGGCGTCGCTGGAAGACCTGCATCTTTCTGACGGCAAGAACGTGCTTGAACTTTCTGTCGTCCAGGCGGACAAGGGCAGGGGTCTACAAAGCCTGCGTGAACTGACGAACGCCACAGCGGTGATTTTCGCCGGCGATGACGTCACCGACGAGCACGCATTCAAGACCCTGAAAGCCCCGGATGTGGGGATCAAGGTAGGCGAAGGCGAAACTGCTGCCCTCTACCGCATCACCTCACCTGAACAGCTTGTTCATGTGCTTCAGGAGCTGGTCACATTCCGTCGTGCTGGCGCCTCTGCGTAA
- the otsA gene encoding alpha,alpha-trehalose-phosphate synthase (UDP-forming), whose amino-acid sequence MRSGDTTYGEFEFIVVSNRLPVDRVNDDGGNGTWRRSPGGLVTALAPVMEKADGAWVGWHGASDETLESFDHDNMRLVPVPLSADDVEFYYEGFSNATLWPLYHDVIAPPEFHRHWWDSYRKINERFADATAAIAAEGATVWVQDYQLQLVPKLLRKARPDLKIGFFNHIPFPPLEIYAQLPWRRQVIEGLLGADLIGFQRPSDASNFLRCVRRFLGLAVRQQQVQVKGEDGAHDYISRAEAFPISIDVQRIVDLANRPDIIERSREIRRELGNPKHILLGVDRLDYTKGIGHRLKAYEELLADGKVQVEDAALIQVASPSRERVEQYRLLREEIEGSVGRINGQYDTIKNTAIRYLHHSYPVEEMVALYLAADVMLVTALRDGMNLVAKEYVAARTGNRGALVLSEFAGAADTLRQAILVNPHDIDGLKAAIRTALEMSPAEATRRMRTMRRQVLQNDVERWSKAFLSELQNGTREEVLV is encoded by the coding sequence ATGCGATCAGGCGATACCACGTACGGTGAGTTCGAGTTCATTGTCGTGTCCAACCGGCTGCCGGTGGACCGGGTGAACGACGACGGCGGCAACGGCACCTGGCGTCGGTCCCCTGGCGGCCTGGTCACCGCGCTTGCCCCCGTAATGGAAAAGGCCGACGGCGCGTGGGTCGGCTGGCACGGCGCATCCGATGAGACGCTCGAGTCCTTCGACCACGACAACATGCGGCTCGTGCCGGTACCGCTGAGCGCTGACGATGTCGAGTTCTACTATGAAGGCTTCTCCAACGCCACCCTCTGGCCGCTGTACCACGACGTCATCGCTCCACCTGAGTTCCACAGGCACTGGTGGGACTCGTACCGCAAGATCAACGAACGGTTCGCCGATGCCACCGCAGCAATCGCGGCGGAGGGTGCAACGGTCTGGGTCCAGGACTACCAGTTGCAGCTGGTGCCAAAACTGCTGCGCAAGGCCCGCCCCGATCTGAAAATCGGCTTCTTCAACCACATCCCCTTCCCGCCGCTGGAAATCTACGCGCAACTTCCGTGGCGCCGCCAGGTCATCGAGGGCCTGCTCGGGGCGGATCTGATCGGCTTCCAGCGTCCAAGCGATGCCAGCAACTTCCTGCGCTGCGTCCGCCGCTTCCTCGGACTGGCCGTACGGCAGCAGCAGGTGCAGGTCAAAGGCGAGGACGGCGCCCACGACTACATCTCAAGGGCCGAAGCCTTCCCGATCTCCATCGACGTGCAGCGCATCGTCGATCTTGCAAACCGGCCGGACATCATTGAGCGTTCGCGTGAGATCCGCCGGGAGCTCGGCAATCCGAAGCACATCCTCCTGGGCGTCGACCGGCTCGATTACACCAAAGGCATCGGTCACAGGCTCAAGGCCTACGAGGAGCTCCTGGCGGACGGAAAGGTCCAGGTCGAGGACGCGGCCCTGATCCAGGTGGCGAGTCCAAGCCGCGAACGGGTCGAACAGTACCGGCTGCTGCGCGAAGAGATCGAAGGGTCGGTCGGCCGCATCAACGGCCAATACGACACGATCAAGAACACCGCCATCCGCTACCTCCACCACAGCTATCCGGTCGAGGAGATGGTGGCACTGTACCTGGCTGCGGATGTCATGCTCGTGACTGCCCTGCGCGACGGCATGAATCTGGTTGCCAAGGAATACGTTGCGGCAAGGACCGGCAACCGCGGCGCGCTGGTGCTCAGCGAGTTCGCCGGGGCTGCAGACACCCTCCGCCAGGCCATCCTCGTGAATCCGCACGACATCGACGGGCTCAAGGCGGCCATCCGCACCGCACTGGAGATGAGCCCGGCGGAAGCCACCCGCCGCATGCGCACCATGCGCCGGCAAGTGCTGCAGAACGACGTCGAACGCTGGTCCAAGGCGTTCCTTTCCGAACTCCAGAACGGCACCCGGGAGGAAGTCCTTGTCTGA
- a CDS encoding DsbA family protein → MTPNNSQPSKAQRKSEAREQARLMREQQERKEKRASFLIKWGVVAAVVAILVIIGLIVVGNIRNQVPDAGSAPAHGNEFGGITLTSTTDLEETSVEQVDVATLPEEANPADLPPGVAASGPDEPVQVVAYVDVNCVHCANFERTHAEQVESWLNEGAITFEYRNVAYLDPNSQTQYSSRGAAALACVADISPEAYWDFSVALFGNFENGELNDGELAEMAQAAGSADISGCLAENTFRPWVKYTTQAGEVHGVGGTPTVFVDGEEIPDPVSDFATVTQEKIDAKN, encoded by the coding sequence ATGACGCCGAACAATTCCCAACCGAGCAAGGCCCAGCGCAAGTCGGAGGCACGCGAGCAGGCGCGGTTGATGCGGGAGCAGCAGGAACGCAAGGAGAAGCGGGCGTCATTCCTGATCAAGTGGGGTGTTGTGGCCGCGGTCGTGGCGATCCTAGTCATCATCGGCCTGATCGTTGTCGGCAACATACGCAACCAGGTGCCCGACGCCGGCTCGGCCCCGGCACACGGCAATGAATTCGGTGGGATCACGCTGACCTCTACCACCGACTTGGAGGAAACGTCGGTGGAGCAGGTGGATGTCGCAACCCTCCCCGAAGAGGCGAACCCGGCCGACCTGCCGCCGGGCGTCGCGGCATCCGGCCCGGACGAACCCGTACAGGTGGTGGCCTACGTCGATGTGAATTGCGTGCATTGCGCCAATTTCGAGCGGACCCATGCCGAGCAGGTCGAGTCGTGGCTGAATGAGGGTGCGATCACGTTCGAGTACCGGAATGTCGCCTACCTGGACCCGAACTCGCAGACGCAGTACTCGTCGCGGGGTGCCGCTGCGCTCGCCTGCGTCGCAGATATCTCGCCGGAAGCGTACTGGGACTTCTCCGTTGCGCTCTTCGGCAATTTCGAGAACGGTGAGCTGAACGACGGCGAGCTGGCGGAGATGGCTCAGGCCGCAGGATCGGCGGACATCTCGGGTTGCCTGGCTGAGAACACGTTCCGCCCGTGGGTGAAGTACACAACGCAGGCGGGAGAGGTTCACGGAGTTGGCGGAACCCCCACCGTGTTTGTGGACGGAGAGGAAATCCCTGACCCGGTCAGCGATTTCGCCACGGTCACCCAGGAGAAGATCGACGCCAAGAACTGA
- a CDS encoding HNH endonuclease yields MTAVVLTWSPDHRGWPGHYPGAVQRVQETGGLVLQWTIEGLAELPLRSDAWLLGQGDPHRWGVTGHGILTSDPNDGAGDALLELDCLLPFGDGIPIHRLLQAVPEVNWSKPPATQLLPPEYEGPMRTLWSEHVAPASASIDPPSGMLPAQALKRSFVNRFEHDPDATRVAVAHHGSQCRACGFDFEVKYGKRATDLIHVHHVVPAAQLTVSYELDPVADLIPLCPNCHFMAHSRHPHPYSVAELRAMIDDGGHLPGTIVTEQQLRAEAFAQRLAEE; encoded by the coding sequence ATGACTGCCGTGGTCCTCACTTGGTCGCCGGATCATCGGGGGTGGCCCGGCCACTACCCCGGGGCGGTCCAGCGCGTTCAGGAGACCGGCGGGTTGGTGCTCCAGTGGACGATCGAAGGCCTAGCCGAGCTGCCGTTGCGCTCTGACGCGTGGCTCCTGGGCCAAGGCGATCCGCACCGGTGGGGTGTTACCGGGCACGGCATCCTCACCAGCGATCCGAATGACGGCGCTGGTGACGCCCTCCTTGAACTCGACTGTTTGCTCCCCTTTGGAGACGGCATTCCCATTCATCGATTGCTCCAGGCCGTCCCGGAGGTCAATTGGAGCAAGCCACCTGCCACGCAGCTCCTTCCGCCGGAGTACGAAGGTCCGATGCGCACACTGTGGTCGGAGCACGTTGCACCGGCGAGCGCTTCCATCGATCCACCGTCCGGCATGCTGCCGGCACAGGCATTGAAACGGTCCTTCGTCAACCGATTCGAACATGACCCGGATGCCACCCGGGTGGCTGTTGCCCACCATGGTTCCCAGTGCCGGGCATGCGGATTCGACTTCGAGGTCAAGTACGGTAAGCGAGCCACGGACCTCATTCACGTCCACCACGTTGTGCCGGCTGCGCAGCTCACTGTCAGCTACGAGCTCGACCCCGTAGCTGACCTCATCCCGCTGTGTCCCAACTGCCACTTCATGGCCCATTCAAGGCATCCGCACCCCTATTCGGTGGCAGAATTACGCGCCATGATCGACGACGGCGGCCACCTCCCGGGCACGATTGTGACGGAGCAGCAGCTGCGCGCCGAGGCGTTCGCACAACGGCTCGCCGAGGAATAG
- a CDS encoding TerC/Alx family metal homeostasis membrane protein, whose amino-acid sequence MLELPLAFEICTFVVLGLVLLLDLLLVVKRPHEPSMKEAGLWVGFYVGLASAFAVLMFLIAGDDFGKQFVAGWVTEYSLSIDNLFVFIIIMARFSVPRKYQQEVLMVGIIIALVLRGIFILLGAALISNFSWIFYIFGAFLLWTAYHQAKDSGEEEEDKENKIIAKLRGVLPMSEHYDGGKVRTVVNGKKVFTPMLIVFITIGLTDLLFAVDSIPAIFGLTESPFIVFTANLFALMGLRQLYFLLGGLMTRLVYLKHALSLILAFIGVKLIFHAMHENELPFINGGQHIGWVPVIDTNLSLAVIVGVLLTAVVVSLLSPKAKQAKVDAELAADAERARTGGRD is encoded by the coding sequence GTGCTTGAACTGCCCCTTGCCTTCGAAATATGCACCTTCGTCGTCCTGGGCCTTGTGCTCCTGTTGGACTTGCTGCTCGTAGTGAAGCGCCCCCATGAACCATCCATGAAGGAAGCCGGCCTCTGGGTCGGCTTCTACGTTGGTCTCGCTTCAGCGTTCGCGGTCCTCATGTTCCTGATTGCCGGCGATGACTTCGGGAAACAGTTCGTGGCTGGTTGGGTGACTGAGTACAGCTTGAGCATCGATAACCTGTTCGTGTTCATCATCATCATGGCCCGCTTCTCGGTGCCTCGGAAGTACCAGCAGGAAGTGCTGATGGTGGGTATCATCATCGCCCTGGTGCTGCGCGGTATCTTCATCCTCCTCGGCGCCGCGTTGATCAGTAACTTCTCCTGGATCTTCTACATCTTCGGTGCGTTCCTGCTCTGGACCGCCTACCACCAGGCCAAGGACTCCGGTGAAGAGGAAGAGGACAAAGAGAACAAGATCATCGCCAAACTGCGCGGTGTGCTGCCGATGTCGGAGCATTACGACGGCGGCAAGGTGCGGACCGTGGTCAACGGCAAGAAGGTCTTCACCCCGATGCTGATCGTGTTCATCACGATCGGGTTGACCGACCTGTTGTTCGCCGTGGATTCGATTCCGGCGATCTTCGGCCTGACCGAAAGCCCGTTCATCGTGTTCACCGCGAACCTGTTCGCGCTGATGGGTCTCCGCCAGCTGTACTTCCTGCTCGGCGGGCTGATGACGCGCCTGGTCTACCTCAAGCACGCGCTGTCGCTGATTCTGGCGTTCATCGGTGTGAAGCTGATTTTCCACGCCATGCATGAGAACGAACTGCCGTTCATCAACGGCGGCCAGCACATCGGATGGGTCCCCGTAATTGACACCAACCTTTCGCTCGCTGTGATCGTTGGAGTCCTGCTGACCGCCGTCGTCGTCAGCCTGCTCAGCCCCAAGGCGAAGCAGGCAAAGGTTGACGCCGAACTCGCCGCAGACGCAGAGCGCGCCCGCACCGGCGGGCGGGATTAG
- a CDS encoding HAD-IA family hydrolase: protein MPTVLMVDVDGVLIRQPPGRVWYATLQGELGIDPDELQREFFDTHFEDVVTGRADLLERLGPVLADIAPDVSCGDFVEYWFANDSELDRRLLADIDAVRATGMSTQLATVQEHHRAKHLWEKLGLQDHFDRMHYAADLGCRKSDPEFYRTIERRIGIAGKRICLIDDDQANVDAARRAGWNAALWLPDSRLQEVLSLLPSSETC from the coding sequence ATGCCAACAGTGCTGATGGTCGACGTCGACGGCGTCCTGATCCGGCAGCCGCCGGGGCGTGTCTGGTATGCCACGTTGCAGGGGGAATTGGGGATCGATCCCGACGAGCTCCAACGTGAGTTCTTCGATACGCATTTCGAGGACGTCGTCACTGGCCGGGCGGATCTCCTTGAGCGGCTAGGGCCGGTGTTAGCGGACATCGCGCCGGACGTGTCCTGTGGCGACTTCGTGGAGTACTGGTTCGCGAACGACTCGGAGTTGGATCGCCGTCTGCTCGCCGACATCGACGCAGTGCGTGCCACTGGCATGTCAACCCAGCTGGCGACCGTGCAGGAGCATCACCGAGCGAAGCACTTATGGGAGAAACTCGGCCTGCAGGATCATTTCGACCGCATGCACTACGCCGCCGATCTGGGTTGCAGGAAGTCGGATCCCGAGTTCTACCGGACTATCGAACGGCGGATAGGCATCGCAGGGAAGCGAATTTGTCTCATCGATGACGATCAGGCGAACGTGGACGCTGCGCGGCGCGCGGGCTGGAACGCAGCGCTTTGGCTGCCGGATTCACGTCTCCAGGAGGTCCTGAGCCTTCTGCCGTCGTCGGAGACATGTTAG